One Nocardia iowensis DNA window includes the following coding sequences:
- a CDS encoding uridine kinase family protein — protein sequence MLAEIVARVLASGPRLGSTRLVAVDGPGGAGKSTLAAQLARECDATVVPTDSFASWDNPLHWWPRLESQVLEPLARDVPARYQRYDWGRRALAEWHEVAPGGVVVLEGVSAARAAVRTRLSLAIWVDTPRTVRLARGLERDGESALPLWERWMTDEDNHFAADDTRANADIIVSGAP from the coding sequence GTGCTCGCGGAGATCGTGGCCCGGGTACTGGCGAGCGGGCCGCGGCTCGGTTCGACCAGGCTGGTCGCCGTCGACGGACCGGGCGGGGCCGGAAAGTCAACGCTCGCCGCACAACTGGCGCGCGAGTGCGACGCGACGGTGGTGCCGACCGACAGCTTTGCCTCGTGGGACAACCCGCTCCATTGGTGGCCGCGGTTGGAGAGTCAGGTGCTCGAACCGCTCGCGCGTGACGTGCCCGCTCGGTACCAGCGCTACGACTGGGGTCGGCGAGCGTTGGCCGAGTGGCACGAGGTCGCGCCGGGCGGCGTCGTGGTGCTGGAAGGCGTGTCCGCAGCGCGCGCCGCCGTTCGAACTCGGCTGTCGCTCGCCATCTGGGTCGATACGCCGCGCACCGTGCGATTGGCGCGCGGCCTCGAACGCGACGGCGAATCCGCGCTACCGCTGTGGGAGCGCTGGATGACCGACGAGGACAACCACTTCGCCGCGGACGACACCCGCGCCAACGCGGACATCATCGTCAGCGGCGCCCCCTGA
- the hemE gene encoding uroporphyrinogen decarboxylase has translation MGSMSTHTRRRLTDAPFLAAATGATPSRRPVWFMRQAGRSLPEYRELRKGVGMLESCFDPELVCEITMQPIRRHGVDAAILFSDIVVPLKAAGIDLDIVPGVGPVIASPVRTVDDVRALPRLRPEEVGAVADGVRLLVDALGETPLIGFAGAPFTLASYLVEGGPSKNHERTKSMMYADPQTWHALLGALTDITIAFLRAQLAAGVDAVQLFDSWAGALSLADYRRFVLPHSERVFAEVADAGVPRIHFGVGTGELLGAMGEAGADVVGVDWRVPLTEAVRRVGPGKALQGNLDPAVLFAGSAAVEAEARRIAHEADEAITLGAKGHIFNLGHGVLPDTDPGVLTALVDLVHEL, from the coding sequence ATGGGCTCGATGAGCACTCATACCCGCCGCCGGTTGACCGATGCCCCGTTCCTGGCCGCCGCCACCGGCGCGACGCCGAGCAGGCGTCCGGTGTGGTTCATGCGGCAAGCCGGACGGTCGCTGCCCGAATACCGCGAGCTGCGCAAGGGCGTCGGCATGCTGGAGTCCTGCTTCGACCCGGAGCTGGTGTGCGAGATCACGATGCAGCCGATCCGCAGGCACGGCGTCGACGCGGCGATCCTGTTCTCCGACATCGTCGTTCCGCTGAAGGCGGCGGGCATCGACCTCGACATCGTGCCCGGCGTCGGGCCGGTGATCGCGTCGCCGGTGCGCACGGTCGACGATGTGCGCGCGCTGCCGCGGCTGCGTCCCGAAGAGGTGGGCGCGGTCGCTGACGGGGTGCGACTACTGGTCGACGCGCTCGGCGAGACGCCGCTGATCGGGTTCGCGGGCGCGCCGTTCACGCTGGCGTCCTACCTGGTCGAGGGCGGGCCGAGCAAGAATCACGAGCGCACCAAGTCGATGATGTACGCCGACCCGCAGACCTGGCACGCGCTGCTCGGTGCGCTCACCGACATCACCATCGCCTTCCTGCGGGCCCAGCTGGCCGCCGGTGTCGACGCTGTGCAGCTGTTCGATTCCTGGGCCGGGGCGCTGTCCCTCGCCGACTATCGCCGGTTCGTGCTGCCGCATTCCGAACGCGTCTTCGCCGAGGTCGCCGACGCGGGCGTGCCGCGCATCCACTTCGGTGTCGGCACCGGCGAGCTGCTCGGCGCGATGGGTGAGGCGGGCGCCGACGTGGTCGGTGTCGACTGGCGGGTGCCGCTCACCGAGGCGGTGCGCCGCGTCGGACCCGGAAAAGCGTTGCAGGGCAACCTCGATCCCGCCGTCCTGTTCGCGGGCTCGGCCGCGGTCGAAGCCGAAGCGCGCCGCATCGCGCACGAGGCCGACGAGGCGATCACGTTGGGCGCCAAGGGACACATCTTCAATCTCGGCCACGGCGTGCTGCCCGACACCGACCCCGGCGTGCTGACCGCACTGGTCGACCTGGTGCACGAACTGTAG
- a CDS encoding DUF3000 domain-containing protein — protein sequence MTPLDFRDGAAPTEGPHGEPAQFRAAVDAMGTATVHPRIELAPIRPPQRLAPYSFALGAEVKHPESGVVPVDSEGDAFGRLILLHDPDGDDAWHGTLRLVAYIQADIDAALATDPLLPEVAWSWLVDALESRSEPFTALGGTVTSTSSVRYGDIAGPPRAHQLELRASWTALTNDMRPHVEGFCEVLAYAAGLPPAGITELQMRPDLSNDQR from the coding sequence GTGACACCGCTCGACTTCCGCGACGGCGCCGCACCGACCGAGGGACCTCATGGCGAGCCAGCTCAATTTCGCGCCGCGGTCGATGCGATGGGCACCGCTACCGTGCACCCTCGGATCGAGCTGGCGCCGATCCGGCCGCCGCAACGTCTGGCGCCCTACTCATTCGCACTCGGTGCCGAGGTAAAACATCCGGAATCCGGTGTCGTGCCGGTCGATTCGGAAGGCGATGCGTTCGGCAGGCTGATCCTGCTGCACGATCCGGACGGTGACGACGCCTGGCATGGCACGCTGCGGCTGGTCGCCTACATCCAGGCCGACATCGATGCCGCGCTGGCCACCGACCCGCTGCTGCCGGAGGTGGCGTGGAGCTGGCTGGTGGACGCGTTGGAGTCGCGGTCGGAACCGTTCACCGCACTCGGCGGCACCGTCACCTCGACGAGTTCGGTGCGTTACGGCGATATCGCAGGCCCGCCGCGGGCCCACCAGTTGGAGCTGCGCGCGTCCTGGACCGCGCTCACCAACGACATGCGTCCGCACGTGGAAGGATTCTGCGAGGTACTCGCCTACGCGGCCGGACTCCCACCGGCCGGCATCACCGAGCTGCAGATGCGACCGGACCTGTCGAACGACCAGCGATAG
- a CDS encoding HRDC domain-containing protein has translation MSVPDESEPTGAPPLLAPVDGVPPVLDTAAEIAAAAARLAAGTGPLAVDAERASGFRYSARAYLIQLRRDGAGTFLIDPIPVTDALGPLADAINGLEWVLHSADQDLPGLAELGLRPQRLFDTELGGRLAGFERVGLAAMVENLLGHALRKGHGAADWSTRPLPDEWLNYAALDVELLLELRDAVATALEAQGKTDWAAQEFEHVRTAEPAAPKADRWRRTSGIHNLRRTRQLAVVRELWTTRDTLARARDVAPARILPDAAIIAAVTADPKTIAQLRALPVFGGPRQRRYSREWLAAIDRGRTMPDSELPPLTQPFDGPPPVNRWERRDPAAAARLTRARTAMGELSTEHSIPVENLLSPDLVRRLCWDGLPDYDRVPDSPADLAAAIDGFLKSGGARPWQRELAVPPLTEALMPKQAD, from the coding sequence ATGTCCGTACCCGACGAATCCGAACCCACCGGCGCGCCTCCCCTGCTCGCGCCCGTGGATGGCGTGCCTCCGGTACTGGACACCGCCGCCGAAATCGCCGCGGCCGCCGCTCGTCTCGCCGCGGGCACCGGCCCGCTCGCCGTCGACGCCGAACGTGCTTCTGGCTTCCGGTATTCGGCGCGCGCCTACCTGATTCAGCTACGCAGGGACGGTGCCGGTACGTTCCTCATCGACCCGATTCCGGTCACCGACGCGCTCGGCCCGCTGGCCGACGCGATCAACGGTCTCGAATGGGTATTGCATTCGGCGGACCAGGATTTGCCGGGTCTCGCCGAACTCGGCCTGCGCCCGCAGCGGCTGTTCGACACCGAATTGGGCGGTCGGCTGGCCGGTTTCGAGCGCGTCGGACTGGCCGCGATGGTGGAGAACCTGCTCGGGCACGCATTGCGCAAGGGGCACGGCGCCGCCGACTGGTCCACCAGGCCGCTGCCCGACGAATGGCTCAATTACGCGGCACTGGATGTCGAACTGCTGTTGGAGTTGCGCGACGCGGTCGCCACCGCACTCGAGGCACAGGGCAAAACCGATTGGGCGGCACAGGAATTCGAGCACGTCAGGACGGCGGAGCCGGCCGCACCCAAGGCGGACCGGTGGCGGCGCACCTCTGGCATCCACAATCTGCGCCGGACCAGGCAACTGGCCGTGGTGCGCGAACTGTGGACCACGCGGGACACGCTGGCCCGCGCCCGCGATGTCGCGCCTGCCCGGATTCTGCCGGACGCCGCGATCATCGCGGCGGTGACGGCGGACCCGAAGACCATCGCGCAACTGCGTGCGCTGCCGGTATTCGGCGGGCCGCGGCAGCGCCGGTACTCGCGAGAGTGGCTGGCCGCGATCGATCGCGGCCGGACCATGCCGGACAGTGAGCTGCCGCCACTGACCCAGCCGTTCGACGGTCCGCCCCCGGTGAATCGCTGGGAACGGCGCGACCCGGCGGCCGCCGCCCGGTTGACCCGCGCGCGCACGGCGATGGGTGAGCTGTCCACCGAACATTCCATTCCGGTGGAGAACCTGCTCTCTCCCGACCTGGTCCGCCGCCTGTGCTGGGACGGCCTGCCGGATTACGACCGAGTGCCCGACTCCCCCGCCGACCTGGCCGCCGCCATCGACGGCTTCCTGAAGTCAGGCGGGGCAAGGCCGTGGCAGCGCGAACTGGCCGTGCCGCCGCTGACCGAGGCGCTGATGCCGAAGCAGGCCGACTGA
- a CDS encoding DUF5655 domain-containing protein: MDEHTVENLFAGRPDALRLFRSLAPRIEALGAITTAVTKSQVSFGADRKFAWLWPTPRGKKVPEDVLMLTLDMRKPVSDPLVLSVQETYPGKWTHQIRVLDESVVEHVVNEGWLQEAYDFGIKE; encoded by the coding sequence ATGGACGAACACACCGTCGAGAATTTGTTCGCCGGCCGACCGGACGCACTGCGCCTGTTCCGCAGTCTGGCGCCGCGGATCGAGGCGCTGGGCGCGATCACCACCGCGGTCACCAAGAGCCAGGTCTCCTTCGGCGCTGACCGGAAGTTCGCCTGGCTGTGGCCGACACCGCGGGGCAAGAAGGTGCCTGAGGACGTCCTCATGCTCACCCTCGATATGCGCAAACCGGTGTCGGATCCACTGGTACTCAGCGTCCAGGAGACATACCCGGGGAAGTGGACCCATCAAATCCGGGTGCTCGACGAATCGGTCGTCGAGCACGTGGTGAACGAGGGCTGGCTGCAGGAGGCCTACGACTTCGGCATCAAGGAGTAG
- a CDS encoding MerR family transcriptional regulator, whose product MKSSAVAKPIGTVAARFGLATHVLRHWESVGLLGPERDSAGRRRYTDDDVFRVAVILLAKDAGFSLDDIRAILTGSDRSAVLLRRREELLARIARAQASLEMVDHGLACDHADITSCPNFRAAASARLLRQ is encoded by the coding sequence ATGAAGTCAAGTGCCGTGGCGAAACCCATCGGGACCGTGGCCGCGCGATTCGGTCTGGCAACACATGTGCTGCGGCACTGGGAATCCGTGGGTCTACTTGGCCCCGAACGGGATTCGGCCGGACGCCGACGCTATACCGACGACGACGTCTTTCGCGTCGCCGTCATCCTGCTCGCGAAGGACGCCGGATTCAGCCTCGACGACATCCGCGCCATCCTCACCGGCTCCGACCGGTCGGCGGTGCTGCTGCGGCGGCGCGAAGAATTACTGGCACGCATCGCCCGCGCGCAGGCATCGCTGGAAATGGTCGATCACGGGCTGGCCTGCGATCATGCGGACATCACCAGCTGTCCCAACTTCCGAGCGGCCGCCTCGGCGCGGCTGCTTCGGCAATAA
- a CDS encoding methyltransferase domain-containing protein gives MSTSATDSLIQRLDAADAMPGAAELRTHSYELLHLPPGASVLDVGCGSGRAVAELAARGACPIGVDPDQRMLDVARTRWPALDFRSGSAQALPLPDESASGYRADKVFHEIADPAAALAEAERVLVPGGRIVLLDLDWDAVVVDSDDPATTRAIVHARADAITNPQAARGCRNMLLASGFRDVTVAGRLSIFTDERMLGLLTRLTEVAVANGELDRERTEAWLAEQTERAGSGRLMLAIPLFVAAATRP, from the coding sequence ATGTCCACCTCTGCCACCGACAGCTTGATCCAGCGACTCGACGCCGCCGACGCCATGCCGGGCGCCGCCGAACTGCGCACCCACTCCTACGAACTCCTGCACCTGCCGCCCGGTGCCTCCGTGCTGGACGTCGGCTGCGGCTCCGGTCGCGCCGTCGCCGAGCTGGCCGCTCGAGGGGCCTGCCCCATCGGGGTCGATCCGGATCAGCGGATGCTCGACGTCGCGCGAACACGCTGGCCCGCATTGGATTTCCGGTCCGGCAGCGCGCAAGCCCTTCCGCTGCCGGACGAATCGGCGTCCGGTTATCGGGCGGACAAGGTATTCCACGAAATCGCCGATCCGGCAGCGGCATTGGCCGAGGCGGAGCGGGTCTTGGTGCCAGGCGGTCGCATCGTCCTGCTCGATCTGGATTGGGACGCCGTCGTCGTCGACTCCGACGATCCGGCGACAACCCGCGCCATCGTGCATGCTCGCGCAGACGCGATCACAAATCCGCAGGCCGCCCGCGGGTGCCGGAACATGCTGCTCGCCAGCGGTTTCCGCGACGTCACCGTGGCAGGGCGGCTATCGATCTTCACCGACGAGCGCATGCTCGGGCTGCTGACCCGCCTGACCGAGGTGGCGGTCGCCAACGGCGAGCTGGACCGCGAACGCACCGAGGCTTGGCTCGCGGAGCAGACCGAACGGGCCGGATCAGGCCGCCTGATGCTGGCGATACCGCTGTTCGTCGCGGCGGCGACCCGGCCATAG
- the dxs gene encoding 1-deoxy-D-xylulose-5-phosphate synthase — MGVLSRVDTPEDLRPLTAPQLRELADEIREFLVRKVAATGGHLGPNLGVVELTIALHRIFDSPADPLIFDTGHQAYVHKILTGRKDEFDTLRKQGGLSGYPSRAESAHDWVESSHASASLSYADGLAKAFALSGQNRHVVAVVGDGALTGGMCWEALNNIAGAPDRPVVIVVNDNGRSYAPTIGGLADRLTALRTQPAYEHALDAGKRILKSIPRVGESAYSMMHAVKAGIKDAVSPQELFSDLGMKYVGPVDGHDIVALEAALRRAKDFGGPVVVHAVTQKGHGYAPAENHIADQMHACDPIDPLTGVPVGGPKALGWTSVFSQELIAHAEQRDDIVAITAAMAGPTGLAAFGERFPERMFDVGIAEQHAMASAAGLALGGMHPVVAIYSTFLNRAFDQLLMDVALLKQPVTVVLDRSGITGPDGASHNGMWDLSVLGIIPGIRVAAPRDAATLREELAEALAVNDGPTAIRFPKGSVADDISAVERLDGVDVLRLAAGERTGDEPALDGGGSVQAVRGDVLLVAVGSFAEVALRAADLLETEGVSVTVIDPRWVLPVSDTLVKLAENYRLVVTLEDGGLHGGIGSTVSARLRNSGLDIPTRDLGVPQQFLDHASRGEVHAELGLTAPDIARRIGGWLAAR; from the coding sequence GTGGGAGTGCTTTCCCGGGTCGACACGCCCGAAGATCTGCGTCCGCTCACCGCGCCGCAATTGCGTGAGCTGGCGGACGAGATCCGTGAGTTCCTGGTGCGGAAGGTGGCCGCGACCGGCGGGCACCTCGGCCCGAATCTCGGCGTGGTCGAGCTGACCATCGCCCTGCACCGGATCTTCGACTCGCCGGCCGACCCGTTGATCTTCGACACCGGCCACCAGGCCTATGTGCACAAGATCCTGACCGGCCGCAAGGACGAGTTCGACACGCTGCGCAAGCAGGGCGGACTGTCCGGCTACCCGAGCCGCGCCGAGAGCGCGCACGACTGGGTGGAGTCCTCGCACGCCTCGGCGTCGTTGTCCTACGCGGACGGTCTGGCGAAGGCGTTCGCGCTGAGCGGGCAGAACCGCCATGTGGTGGCGGTGGTCGGGGACGGCGCGCTCACCGGCGGCATGTGCTGGGAGGCGCTCAACAACATCGCGGGCGCGCCGGACCGCCCGGTGGTGATCGTCGTCAACGACAACGGCCGCTCCTACGCGCCGACCATCGGCGGCCTCGCCGACCGGTTGACCGCGCTGCGCACCCAGCCCGCCTACGAGCACGCGCTGGACGCCGGGAAACGGATCCTGAAGAGCATTCCGCGGGTCGGCGAGTCCGCCTACTCGATGATGCACGCGGTGAAGGCCGGGATAAAGGACGCGGTAAGCCCGCAGGAGCTGTTCAGCGACCTCGGGATGAAGTACGTCGGCCCGGTCGACGGGCACGACATCGTCGCGCTGGAGGCGGCGCTGCGCCGGGCCAAGGACTTCGGCGGACCGGTCGTGGTGCACGCGGTGACGCAGAAGGGCCACGGCTACGCGCCCGCCGAGAACCACATCGCCGACCAGATGCACGCCTGTGACCCGATCGACCCGCTCACCGGGGTCCCGGTCGGTGGGCCGAAGGCGCTCGGCTGGACCTCGGTGTTCTCCCAGGAACTCATCGCGCACGCCGAACAGCGCGACGACATCGTCGCGATCACCGCGGCCATGGCGGGGCCGACCGGGCTCGCGGCATTCGGTGAGCGGTTCCCGGAGCGGATGTTCGATGTCGGCATCGCCGAACAGCACGCCATGGCCTCGGCGGCCGGGCTCGCGCTGGGCGGCATGCATCCCGTCGTCGCGATCTACTCGACCTTCCTCAACCGTGCCTTCGACCAGCTGCTGATGGACGTCGCGCTGTTGAAGCAGCCGGTGACCGTCGTGCTGGACCGTTCCGGTATCACCGGCCCCGACGGTGCCAGTCACAACGGCATGTGGGACCTCTCGGTGCTCGGCATCATCCCCGGCATCCGGGTGGCGGCGCCGCGCGACGCGGCGACCCTGCGCGAGGAACTGGCCGAGGCGCTCGCCGTCAACGACGGCCCCACCGCCATCCGGTTCCCCAAAGGCAGTGTCGCCGACGATATCTCGGCCGTCGAACGGCTCGACGGGGTGGACGTGCTGCGGCTCGCCGCCGGCGAGCGCACCGGCGACGAACCCGCGCTCGACGGCGGCGGATCGGTCCAGGCGGTACGCGGTGACGTGCTGCTGGTGGCCGTCGGCTCGTTCGCCGAGGTCGCCCTGCGCGCCGCGGATCTGCTGGAGACCGAAGGGGTTTCGGTCACCGTCATCGACCCGCGCTGGGTGCTCCCGGTCTCCGACACGCTGGTCAAGCTCGCCGAGAACTACCGGCTCGTGGTCACGCTGGAAGACGGCGGACTGCACGGCGGCATCGGCTCCACTGTGTCGGCTCGGCTGCGCAATTCCGGCCTGGATATCCCGACCCGCGATCTCGGTGTGCCACAGCAATTCCTGGACCATGCGTCGCGCGGTGAGGTGCACGCGGAGCTGGGACTCACGGCTCCCGACATCGCCCGGCGGATCGGCGGGTGGCTCGCCGCGCGGTGA
- the glsA gene encoding glutaminase A produces MAQPEEATQRTIEPGVVSRIVTDVYQLCRPDDSGTLADYIPELAAVQPDSFALCLATADGQVYGTGDLDASFTIQSISKPFTYALALADRGTEAVDERIDVEPSGEPFNEISLDPVTERPRNPMINAGAITAAALITGSDPVERFERIRRCYSRFAGRELRMNEAVYASESRTGFRNRAIGYMLRSFGIIDSDPDEAVDRYFRQCSIDVTCRDLALMAATLANNGRNPVSGERALSTALTERVLSVMTTCGMYNAAGDWVTTVGLPAKSGVGGGIVAVLPGQIGIAVYSPRLDAHGNSVRGVAACRELSRRLELHFLHVTRAARTAIRAGYSVAEVPSRLRRTTEEIALLAEHGHRARVYELHGDLLFAGAESAVRTIEAQAGELAALVVDLRRVGEVSAIAVRMLDDMQTELAAVGVRVALVDPDAKLGHLVSSLDPDDPRGRVFIDRDTATEWCEDIVLDRHRPADEPECTSISIEDHPALAALAADDRARLAKEFEVRTFARGEVIARRGSARSGLYLILEGRVRITFEGSDARTHRLVSLSAGMSFGEIPMLVGTPFVNEARAESGVRVAVLNPARFDRLTSQAPQLKLALLERLAAGAYAQMDAAVRAIAVRGGDY; encoded by the coding sequence GTGGCCCAGCCCGAAGAGGCGACCCAGCGGACAATCGAACCGGGCGTCGTGTCCAGGATCGTCACCGACGTCTATCAGCTGTGCCGCCCCGACGATTCCGGCACGCTCGCCGACTACATTCCGGAACTGGCTGCGGTGCAGCCGGATTCGTTCGCACTGTGCCTGGCCACCGCCGACGGGCAGGTGTACGGCACCGGCGACCTGGACGCCTCGTTCACCATCCAGTCGATCTCCAAGCCGTTCACCTACGCACTCGCGCTGGCCGACCGCGGCACCGAGGCCGTCGACGAGCGCATCGATGTGGAGCCCTCCGGCGAGCCGTTCAACGAGATCAGTTTGGATCCGGTGACCGAGCGCCCGCGCAATCCGATGATCAATGCGGGCGCGATCACCGCTGCGGCGTTGATCACCGGCAGCGATCCGGTTGAGCGCTTCGAACGCATCCGGCGCTGTTATTCGCGCTTCGCCGGACGCGAATTGCGCATGAACGAGGCGGTGTACGCGTCCGAGTCGCGCACCGGCTTCCGCAACCGCGCCATCGGGTACATGCTGCGCTCGTTCGGCATCATCGACTCCGACCCGGACGAGGCGGTCGACCGCTACTTCCGGCAGTGCTCGATCGACGTGACCTGCCGTGACCTGGCGCTGATGGCGGCAACGCTGGCCAACAACGGGCGCAACCCGGTGTCCGGGGAACGCGCGCTGTCGACGGCGCTGACCGAGCGGGTGCTCAGCGTGATGACCACCTGTGGCATGTACAACGCGGCGGGCGACTGGGTGACGACGGTCGGGCTGCCCGCGAAGAGCGGGGTCGGCGGCGGCATCGTCGCGGTGCTGCCGGGGCAGATCGGCATCGCGGTCTACTCGCCGCGGCTGGACGCGCACGGCAACAGCGTGCGTGGCGTCGCGGCCTGCCGGGAGTTGTCGCGGCGGCTGGAACTGCACTTTCTGCACGTCACGCGGGCGGCGCGGACGGCGATCCGGGCCGGATACTCGGTGGCCGAGGTGCCGTCGCGGCTGCGCAGGACCACCGAGGAGATCGCGTTGCTCGCCGAGCACGGGCACCGGGCGCGGGTCTACGAATTGCACGGCGATCTGTTGTTCGCGGGGGCGGAGAGCGCGGTGCGGACCATCGAGGCGCAGGCGGGTGAGCTGGCGGCGCTCGTGGTCGATCTGCGCCGGGTGGGCGAGGTGAGCGCGATCGCGGTGCGAATGCTCGACGACATGCAAACCGAGCTCGCGGCGGTCGGCGTGCGGGTGGCGCTGGTCGATCCCGATGCCAAACTCGGGCATCTGGTGTCCAGCTTGGATCCCGACGACCCCCGCGGGCGAGTGTTCATCGACCGCGATACCGCGACCGAATGGTGTGAGGACATCGTGCTCGACCGGCACCGGCCCGCCGATGAGCCGGAGTGCACGTCGATCTCGATCGAGGATCATCCCGCGCTGGCCGCGCTGGCGGCGGACGATCGGGCGCGGTTGGCCAAGGAGTTCGAAGTGCGCACGTTCGCGCGTGGTGAGGTGATCGCGCGGCGCGGGAGTGCGCGGTCGGGGCTGTACCTGATCCTGGAGGGGCGGGTGCGGATCACGTTCGAGGGCAGTGACGCTCGGACGCATCGGCTGGTGAGTTTGTCGGCGGGGATGTCGTTCGGCGAGATTCCGATGCTGGTCGGGACGCCGTTCGTGAACGAGGCGCGGGCCGAGTCAGGAGTGCGGGTCGCGGTGTTGAACCCCGCGCGGTTCGATCGGCTCACCTCACAGGCGCCGCAGCTGAAGCTGGCACTGCTCGAACGGCTCGCGGCGGGGGCGTACGCGCAGATGGATGCGGCGGTGCGCGCGATCGCGGTGCGCGGTGGGGATTATTGA
- a CDS encoding SIMPL domain-containing protein — MSEKSDSAEAGAVTVFGNGTARATPDLMRVTISVECRASKVALAYSKAGERVAAVTRSLRSDGVAGSDIATSGLSVHTETVWTEGQGNRITGYLASTSLTVALRDIGDDADPGPATIIANAVEAGGDDVRLGGLNLTFADQESLLVEARDAAWQNAVVKAEQYARRAGRSLGAVLEITENTSAAPPPVPRMKAMSVSMDAYGAAPVPVELGESEISAVIRVTWQLN; from the coding sequence GTGAGTGAGAAGTCCGACTCCGCCGAGGCGGGAGCCGTCACCGTTTTCGGCAACGGTACGGCCCGCGCCACACCTGATCTGATGCGCGTCACGATTTCCGTCGAGTGCCGGGCGAGCAAGGTCGCGCTCGCCTACAGCAAGGCCGGGGAGCGGGTGGCCGCGGTGACCCGTTCGCTGCGCTCCGACGGTGTCGCGGGCAGCGATATCGCGACGAGCGGATTGTCCGTGCACACCGAAACCGTGTGGACCGAAGGTCAGGGCAATCGCATTACCGGTTACCTCGCGAGCACGTCATTGACCGTCGCGCTGCGCGACATCGGTGACGATGCCGATCCCGGGCCCGCGACGATCATCGCCAACGCGGTCGAGGCGGGCGGCGACGACGTTCGCCTCGGCGGTTTGAATCTGACCTTCGCAGACCAAGAGTCGTTGCTCGTGGAGGCGCGGGACGCCGCGTGGCAGAACGCTGTCGTCAAGGCTGAGCAGTACGCGCGGCGGGCGGGGCGTTCGCTCGGGGCGGTGCTGGAGATCACCGAGAATACTTCCGCCGCACCGCCGCCCGTTCCGCGAATGAAGGCGATGTCGGTGTCGATGGACGCCTACGGTGCCGCTCCGGTTCCGGTCGAGCTCGGCGAGAGTGAGATCTCGGCCGTGATTCGCGTTACCTGGCAGTTGAATTGA
- a CDS encoding RICIN domain-containing protein has protein sequence MSTPRSAGALTITVLSVLALAAAWWPNSSSESVRTAALHGGVYAISRPSEQLLTLQRTESAAPIVVLPPTGEPGTQEWEVRRFDNGNITIRNLASQTYLGYDAGPQRIDHLPEPKEWSLIPAADPFTYYIVVPNGPIDGTELALDLSMLRIFPPTVALQPLETSSQDQAWKFEFHE, from the coding sequence ATGAGCACCCCGCGCTCGGCAGGCGCACTGACCATCACGGTGCTGTCGGTTCTCGCGCTGGCGGCAGCGTGGTGGCCGAACAGTTCGTCCGAGTCTGTCCGGACCGCCGCGCTGCACGGTGGTGTCTACGCGATCAGCCGTCCCTCGGAACAACTTCTGACCTTGCAGCGCACGGAGAGTGCCGCGCCGATCGTCGTCCTGCCGCCGACCGGCGAACCCGGCACCCAGGAGTGGGAGGTGCGGCGATTCGACAACGGCAACATCACCATCCGCAACCTCGCAAGCCAGACCTACCTCGGCTACGACGCGGGCCCGCAGCGGATCGACCATCTCCCAGAACCCAAGGAATGGAGCCTCATTCCCGCCGCTGACCCGTTCACCTACTACATCGTCGTCCCCAACGGCCCGATCGATGGCACCGAACTAGCCCTCGATCTCAGCATGCTGCGCATCTTCCCACCCACCGTCGCCCTGCAACCGCTCGAAACGAGCAGTCAGGACCAAGCATGGAAATTCGAATTCCACGAGTAG